Part of the Candidatus Dormiibacterota bacterium genome is shown below.
TGGGCGGGGCCGTGGCCCGGGTCCCCGAAGCCGCCACAGCGTTCGGCGGCCGGTCCGCTGCCGGGCTCGCCCTGTTCCTGGGCGTCTGGGAACACGAGTCGCAGAGGCTAGCCTGCCGCGACTGGGCCCGGAGCTCCTCGGATGCGCTCGAGCCGTACGCGTCCGGCACCTATGTCAATCTTGCCGATGAGGAGCCGGAAGAACGGTTAAAGGCATCCTACGGCGCCGAGAAGTACACGAAGCTCAGCCGCCTCAAGCGTCAATACGATCCCGACAACGTCTTTCGCCTGAACCAGAACATCAAGCCAGGAGGCCCTCCTTGACAGTCTCCGAACGGAGGTCTATTACTGGGTCGTCAAAGGCCGCTTGTGGTTGGAGGGATTGCGATGTCCGAAGAGAATAAGGCTCTCATTCGCCGCTCGATTGACGCCGAAAACGACGAAGGCCTCGCAGCCTTCGATCGGTTCTATGCCGCCGATTGGATCGGTTGGGACAGCCGGGATGGCTCGAAGAGTAGTCGCGAGGACATGAAGAAGGAGATGGAGGTCATCCTGTCGGGGTTCCCTGATGCGCGCACCGACATCGACGACCTCGTTGCCGACGGGGACAAAGTTGCTTTACGCGTAACGGTGACCGGCACCCATACTAAGGATTCGAAGACCTACGGTCCGCCGACCGGCAGGCGACTCACGTTCGCGATGATTGGAATCGATCGGATCGCCAGCGGAAAAATCGTGGAGAGCTGGTGGGAGACTAGCGGGCTCGGCTTCCATTACCAGCTAACCGGGAAACCGGCGCCGTCATTGAAGCAGCCGGCGTCCCGGTAGCAAGCAGCGTTTAGGGTTGCGCCCCTGGCGCAGCAAGCGCCGGGCGCAACCCGGTTTCTGGACGGCATGTCGCGGGACGACTGGTCTTTCCCTACCTACTCCCGCTGGTCCGAGCCGTCGACCTCTGCGCCTCCAGTGAGCCGGATCGTGCCTGTGAAGCAGCGACCGTTAGCTGACCGTGCACAGCTGAATACCGTGTATTGCGCGAGCACGCGATCGCCCACCAGGTAACCTGCCGAGACGTAACCGCTGAGCACGGCGGTGAGCTTTTGATTGTCCTGCCTGCCTACGAGCATCGCGGAAAAGGACTTCGACGGGTCGTTGGCTATGACGTTGTATCGAGCTGTTAGGTACGTAAACCGTTTGTCGCCGGGCGTGCTGATATCAAGAACCGTGCCGCTAAACGTGCCCTCGATGTCGCCGCCGACCACGCCAACCATATGGGGGAAGGCTGGCGAGAACCATTTCGTATAGGTGAGTTCGACGCCATCTCCGGCCCTTGCGTTCACTTGGCCTGAGGCGGCCAGGGCCCCCGCCCCGAGTATCAATGCCGTCAGCACCGTGATAACGAACGCCGTCCTTCTCGAGAACGTTGTCCCGCGGAACGCTTTCGTGATTTCCATGATTGACCGCCTCCAGATTTATTCGGCTCGCCGGATGCTGGGCCGTTGGGGCAACGCTAGGGCCGGCGGGGCCTCCAGACGAAGGGGAAAAACACCTGTTTCAGATCAGGCTCCCTTAACAGGTACAGAAACAGGTATCGGGTCGCGTAGTTCGCCCGATGTGCAGCGACCGCCTTCTCTTCACCATGAACGCATTCCGATCCGACAAGGAGGAACTCGCGATGCTCGCTCGACTCCGGTTCGATCGGTTGCCGCCGCTATTGTTCCCGCTGATCTTCGCGCTGGCGGCCGCGATGATTCTGGGAGGCACGTTGGCCTACGTGCTCAAGCCGCCTACGCTCGTTCCAGGCCGGACGCAGGTGCTCGTCATCCACGACAACGCCGACTCCAGTCCACGCGCCAATGCGTGTCTGTGGATTCGGGGACATAAGGCCTGCTAGGGCTTTCTCAGTGCGACAGGATACGGACCGGCGTCCAGCTGTAATCGAGAAGCAGATTGGCGCCATAGCCGTCGACGTACGGTTTTACAAGCTCCGTCCGCGACCAGTAGAAGAGCGCCGCCATCGCCTGATCGTCCAGCAGCAAGCGCCCGGCCCGCTGATACCCGGCTAGCGCACCATCCAGCGGCAGGCGGTCTGCCGCCGCCACGACGGAGTCGACTGTGAGATTGGAGTATCCGGATCCAGTACTGTCGTTGCCGACTTGGTCGGCCGAGGTAGTGAAGAGGTTGTCGAACCAGTCTTTCGGATGGTCATAGTCAGCCACCCAGGTGCCCCGGAAGAGTGTCAGCTGCTCCCGCGGCAACGCGACAGAAAAGAAGGTCGCCGGGTCCAGCGCATGAACCGGAATGTCCAGGCCGAGGTTGGCCTTCCACTGGTCGTGGAGATTGCTTGCGACGCTCTCGAGGAACGGCGACGGCGGACCGTACGTGTAAACCAGTCCGCGCAGTCGCGACCCACCTGGGTCCAGGCGCTCAATCGTGGCCCGGGCCGTGGCCGGGTCGAAGCGTGCGGTTGTGTCGGCTCGGTCCCCCAGGTATCCCTGAAGGCCCTTCGTGATAAGGCCACCGTTTGCCGGTGTACAGATCCATCCGTTCTCGCATACTGCCTGCGCCAGCGCCGAGCGGTCGATCGCCTGGCTGAAGGCCTGGCGTAAGTCGCGACCCTGGGCCCCGGAGAACGGACCGGCCTGGAAGTTAAAACCGACCCAATCCGTGTGACCAAATGGCCAGGTATGGATCTCCGCGCGGTGCACCGGGTCCGAGGCCAGGTTCCTGAGCTGAGGACCAAGGCTCGAGGTGAGCTCAGGGAGTCCAGCCGCGCTAACCGGTGCGGCGAAGCCGAGAACGTCAACTTTGCCGGTCTGGTAGGCCTGCCATTGGCTCGCTCCGGGTGGGAGAACCTGCAGTTCGACTCGGGTCAATTCTCCGGTGCTGCCGCCCCACCAGTGGGGGACAGGGGTGAAGACCAGTGACTCGTTCCGGGTTCGAGCTGTCAAGCGAAACGGCCCGGTGCCAACGAGCCCATCCGGGTTCGTCCACCAGGTCGCCTGGCCGCCCGCCGCGATCGCCTTCGCGTCGACCACCCAGGCGCCCGGCAGTGCGAGCGTTGCCAGGAAATCGCTCGTGGGGGCGGTTAGATGGACCACCAGGGTGCGCGCATCGGGAGCAGACAGACCGGTCAGCGGTGGGATCGGCTGCTTCGCACTGGCGGCGTCGACGATCGCGTGGTACCCGTCGATCGCGCCAAAGGTGAAATTTGAGTAGTTCTGCGCCGGCGCGGCCCGGTTCCAGCTGTAGACGAAGTCGGCAGATGTCACCGGATCGCCGTTTGAGAACGTTACGTTTTGGCGCAGGTGGAACGTATACGTCCGGCCGTCTGTCGAGACGTCCGGGCTGCCGCTCGCAATATCCGGCACCAGCCGCAGATGGTCGTTGAAGCGGTATAGGCCCCCAAAGATATTGGTGCCGATCGCGTACGTAAATCCGGGGCCGATCTGCGGCGGGTCCAACGGTGCGAGGCTGCTGATGTCCGACGCGATCGCGAGTCGCAGGATCTGGGTGGTGGCAAGCTCCTTGGGCGGCGGCCCCGCCGGCTGGCAGGCGACCACCACGAGCGCTGTCGCGGCAAGCAGCGCCGTTCGGCGGAGAGCCAGCATACCGCCGTCGATCTCAGCCGCTCACGAGGCGAACCAGCCGCACCCGGTTGTTTCCTAGATCAGCGATATACAGGTTCCCGGCGCCATCAACCGCCAGGGCCACCGGGTTGTTGAGCTGGGCCGCGGCGGCCGGTCCGCTATCACCTGCGTAGCCGGCCTGCCCTGTTCCGACCAGGGTTGAGATGTTGCCGGCGAGATCGACTTTGCGAACGCGGTTGTTGGCGCTATCCGCGATGTAGAGGATTCCATGCGCATCCACAGCGAGCCCGGTCGGGATGAAGAGCTCTGCTTTTACAGCACGGCCACCGTCGCCTGCGGATCCAGTGCTGCCATTGCCGGCGATGGTGGTGATTACGCCGTCAGGGGTGACCTTGCGAACACGGTCGTTGCCCGCGTCAGCAATGTAGAGGTTGCCCTGTTGATCGACAGCGAGGCCTTCTGGCGCGCTGAGCTCGGCAGAGGTCGCTTGGCCACCATCGCCGCTCCAGCCCGCCCGGCCGGTCCCCGCAACGGTCGTCACCGCACCGCTCGCATCCACCTTGACGACCAGGTTTGCGCCGGTCTCCGCCACGAACACGTCTCCCTGCGGGTCAGTCGCGCATCCCCTGGGTTCTGGACCGTTTACTACAGTCGATATCAGACGGATATTGCCTGACGTGACTTTCCTCACGCGGTTGTTACCGGTGTCGGTGAGGTAGAGGTCTCCGGCCTGGTCGAGAGCCAGCCCCGCGGTCCCGCGGTTGATCGCATACGCCCCCGCTTCCGAAATTGACAGCTGAGCCTGCAGTGCCGGGCCGCCGTCGCCTGAGTAGCCTGGGTAGTTGTTGCTGCTGCCGGCCACCGTGGAGACAGCGTTGTCATGCACCATGCGAATCCGATAGGCGTCGGCTAAGTAGACATCCCCGTTCTGACTCACCGTAATGCCGGCGACAGCGGCGAGATCGGTGGCACTGGGTGCGGAGCCATCCTGCGAAACAGCCGCCCGACCGGTGCCAGCGAAGGTCGTGATGCGCGGACCAGAGGGCTTGTCGGCGAGGAGTGACGGACGCATGGCAGCGAAGAGGAGGAGGCCCGCCGAAACCGCGACCATCAGCCCGCCAACCGCCCATAACCAGCCCGGTCGGAGTCGGGGCCTACTTGGGGCCCGGACTGTTGATTGCGCTCGCGGCAGGGGGGCCGCCGGTGCCAACCGGGTAGAGTCGGCGGCAACCCAGGCGGCAACCTGCGCCCGAGACTTGAATCGAAGCTTGTTGCGGATCTGCTCGAGATGACCCTCGGCGGTGCGCTCCGAGATGAAGAGGCGCTCGGCGATCTCGCGGTTGCTCAGGCCTTCGGCGACGAGTGCCGCGACCTCGCGTTCGCGCCGGGATAGGGCTGGCGAGGCCGTGCTCATCGGACGCTACTATTTTGCGCCGACCTCCAAATCGCTAAGTTCTGATCTCGTTGTCGGCGGTCGCCTTCTTGCGGCAACCCCGGTAACTGGTCAGCGGTCCTACTATGGACAAGGTCCTTTCGAGAGAGACGCTGAGGAGGAAACCGAACTCATGGATTGGAAAATTGAACTGGTGGCGGTGCCGGTATCGGCCGTAGACCGGGCCAAAGCGTTTTACGTGGACAAGGTCGGCTTCAACGCCGATCATGATCAGCAGGTCAACGAGAATTTGCGCTTCGTGCAGCTGACGCCGCCGGGTTCGGCGTGCTCGATCTACATCGGCACCGGATTGACGAAGATGAAGCCCGGGTCAATCGAGGGTCTGCAGATGGTGGTGCCGGATATCGAGATCGCGCACAAGCAGCTTGCCGAGCGCGGTGTCGCGGTCAGCGACATCGAGGACTTGTCGTGGGGCAGGTTCGTGTACTTCAGCGATCCCGACGGCAACAAATGGGCGGTACAACAGTTGCCAAAGCGCAACTAAGAGATGGCCGCCACCAAGCAAATCCCCGTTTCGGAGCACATCAAGAAGATCCCGCCGTCGGTGCGTCCCATCGTGCAGGCAGCCCGCCGGACGGTGCAGGCCGTCGCCCCGAAGGCGGACGAGATCAGTTATCAAAGCCAGCCTCCGCGGTCGAGCACGTACATGTGGAAGATCGTCCGTTACGCGGTGGACGGTACGAACGTGGTTGGAATCGGCACTTTCCCGCGGCACTCGACCCTGTTCTTCTACCATGGCCGCGAGCTCGATGACGGCAGCGGCCTGCTCGAGGGCTCCGGAAAGGACTCTCGATTCATCACG
Proteins encoded:
- a CDS encoding ester cyclase; translation: MSEENKALIRRSIDAENDEGLAAFDRFYAADWIGWDSRDGSKSSREDMKKEMEVILSGFPDARTDIDDLVADGDKVALRVTVTGTHTKDSKTYGPPTGRRLTFAMIGIDRIASGKIVESWWETSGLGFHYQLTGKPAPSLKQPASR
- a CDS encoding peptide ABC transporter substrate-binding protein: MLALRRTALLAATALVVVACQPAGPPPKELATTQILRLAIASDISSLAPLDPPQIGPGFTYAIGTNIFGGLYRFNDHLRLVPDIASGSPDVSTDGRTYTFHLRQNVTFSNGDPVTSADFVYSWNRAAPAQNYSNFTFGAIDGYHAIVDAASAKQPIPPLTGLSAPDARTLVVHLTAPTSDFLATLALPGAWVVDAKAIAAGGQATWWTNPDGLVGTGPFRLTARTRNESLVFTPVPHWWGGSTGELTRVELQVLPPGASQWQAYQTGKVDVLGFAAPVSAAGLPELTSSLGPQLRNLASDPVHRAEIHTWPFGHTDWVGFNFQAGPFSGAQGRDLRQAFSQAIDRSALAQAVCENGWICTPANGGLITKGLQGYLGDRADTTARFDPATARATIERLDPGGSRLRGLVYTYGPPSPFLESVASNLHDQWKANLGLDIPVHALDPATFFSVALPREQLTLFRGTWVADYDHPKDWFDNLFTTSADQVGNDSTGSGYSNLTVDSVVAAADRLPLDGALAGYQRAGRLLLDDQAMAALFYWSRTELVKPYVDGYGANLLLDYSWTPVRILSH
- a CDS encoding LuxR C-terminal-related transcriptional regulator; its protein translation is MSTASPALSRREREVAALVAEGLSNREIAERLFISERTAEGHLEQIRNKLRFKSRAQVAAWVAADSTRLAPAAPLPRAQSTVRAPSRPRLRPGWLWAVGGLMVAVSAGLLLFAAMRPSLLADKPSGPRITTFAGTGRAAVSQDGSAPSATDLAAVAGITVSQNGDVYLADAYRIRMVHDNAVSTVAGSSNNYPGYSGDGGPALQAQLSISEAGAYAINRGTAGLALDQAGDLYLTDTGNNRVRKVTSGNIRLISTVVNGPEPRGCATDPQGDVFVAETGANLVVKVDASGAVTTVAGTGRAGWSGDGGQATSAELSAPEGLAVDQQGNLYIADAGNDRVRKVTPDGVITTIAGNGSTGSAGDGGRAVKAELFIPTGLAVDAHGILYIADSANNRVRKVDLAGNISTLVGTGQAGYAGDSGPAAAAQLNNPVALAVDGAGNLYIADLGNNRVRLVRLVSG
- a CDS encoding VOC family protein; translation: MDWKIELVAVPVSAVDRAKAFYVDKVGFNADHDQQVNENLRFVQLTPPGSACSIYIGTGLTKMKPGSIEGLQMVVPDIEIAHKQLAERGVAVSDIEDLSWGRFVYFSDPDGNKWAVQQLPKRN
- a CDS encoding DUF1801 domain-containing protein produces the protein MAATKQIPVSEHIKKIPPSVRPIVQAARRTVQAVAPKADEISYQSQPPRSSTYMWKIVRYAVDGTNVVGIGTFPRHSTLFFYHGRELDDGSGLLEGSGKDSRFITLREPADAERPAVKQLVRKAFKLGGVSR